The genomic DNA CGCCATGGAGGTTCATAtgtatatatatcattttttaaCTTGATCAAAACAATGGAAATAAGTGGATAAAGGTTAGAGGTTTTTGTCAACAGATTATTAAACTACAATATGGCAACCGTATTTGTCACCTGAGTTCATGTTTCAAGAGATAAACAACACATAATTCATGAGAATAAGATAAGCAACGCATAGTTCATGAGAGTATGAGAAAAGCAAAGGTTAATTCTGTTATTCAAACTAAATTTGAATATCCATTAGAATAGTCATTCTCGATGTACTGCTACATCTGTAGTTACATATTGGGATAAATGTTCACAGTTTCAGATGTTGGATACAAAGTTTTAAGATCCATTATTTTAGAACGTTTaacatttatttatattttaattaggCATGATAGCAAAAGCAGTGACCTTTGCCATTTATCTAAGTTAAGAACTGGAGATTTTTCCTACAATTTCTTGGTTGGACAAATACCATCGTGTTTGAAGTATCTACAAaggtaataaaatattattttaattattcctTTAATCTTATGGTAGCTCAACTTGGTAAGCTGTCCTGGACTCATTTGCAGGTCAAGCTTCCAAGGAAATTGCTTTCAAGATAAATACTGGGTTTTGCAGCGGACTCCTCGATCATGTAGTGTAACCAGTTCCTTTTATGTACTCTGGTTTtcacaaaaattaaaaataagaagTAAAAAAGAAGTCACACAGCATAAAAACTTAAATAGTTTGATAGCTACTTGTAGTTGCAGTTGCATGCTACATTTGTATCAATGGCATGAGACTTAGTTGTATCTCATTGTATAAGCACAGCCATCTATGTAGTTCCTCCTCTTGTATGTTGCACTTTGGACATTACTTCCACTCTTCTATGTGAAAAAACATGAGTCTTCACAGTCTTCCTAAACCTTTTTTGTTTGATTTTCTATTTAACTGCTTGGTAGTTAGATACTTGACTGCCTACAGTAGGTTAATGAATAGATTGAATCACAATGTTAGGACCAAGTGAAGTTATTAAAACTATCTATAAATATTTTGACACAGCTTATATCAAATGTATATCCCAATCCCCTTTTGCTTTACAGTACAATCTGCAAGGAACCTTAACAAGTAGTCTAGTACCAAGTATCTACGACCAAGTATCTTGATGTCATGACATCAAGAAAATCAAAGAAAACAGAAAAACAAATTAAACATGCACTCAGACAGAAAAATCACATACAAACTCGAGCCAAAAGACTATTATTTGCTTGCACTTTTGTAGTTTTTGCTTTCACTATATATGTAACAGCAATTCCTTCTATTACATGTTCTACTTAGTAATATGCCCCTTGTAGCTGATTCTGATGGAATTTCCATTCAACATGAAGTTGGACATCTTAggaatggtttttttttttttggaaaaaatttGCAACACGAAAGTATTATTTGAGAATAATATCTTTCATTAGATCATTGAATTGAAGCATTTATATCTTGATATAGGTCATTCAAACAAAAATCAGGCAATAGCTAAGGAGAAAGATAAACAGTTTACTGATGACTATAATAAGCATCCGAGTCCACAGCAGCCAGAATGGCTTTTGATTCTGGAGGTCACAACTGGATTTATTATACTTGTCTTCATTATCACAGGAATTGCCACCGCTGTAAGGACGTGTAAGTTAAAAAATTCAGAGAAAATCCATTGGAAGAAAAAAATGAGTTGGAAGGGTGAGATGTCAATATCAATAGGTAGTTTGAGAATTCTTGACTTAATTTTTTcctcaaaatatttaaaaattgctAAAGAAACTGATGTTGACATATCTTTTGTTTTCTTCAAAAATAGACGGTGACATATTAAAAAATGTTCCAAGGTTTATCCGCGCGGAACTTGAAATAGCTTGTGAGGATTTCAGTAATATAATTGGCACTTCCTCACATGGTATGGTCTACAAAGGAACAATGAAGGATGCAACTGAAGTTGCTGTTATCTCATTATGCAACTTAGAAGACCAATGGACAAACTATCTTGAGTTATCCTTTCACACTAAGGTACTAGAACTTTGTAGAAATTCATCCAAAGAAACAGaattcttttttagataaaattcAATATAAATTCTAGTTATTCAGGTAGCAGATCTTGCTAGAATGGATCATGAAAACCTACCGAAGTTACTGGGTTATTGCAAAGAAACTGAACCTTTTTCAAGAATGCTGGTACTTGGTTATGCCTCTAATGGGACATTGTACGAACATATACATTGTAAGTGAGACACAAACAGAGTTAGTAAATAGATTATCGTAAAGTTTAGATGCATCTCAGTTATCTTGGATGGTGATGGATCTCAAACTATTCCTTCTAAACTCTAGATGGTGATGGATCTCAGTTATCTTGGATTAGACGCATGAAAATAATTCTAGGAGTTGCTCGGGGATTACAGTACTTGCACACGGAGCTGCAACCACCATTCGTGCTGTCTGAAATTAGTTCAAATGCTGTGTATCTCACTGAAGATTTTTCCCCAAAGGTATGAAATCCTTCTGAAACCAATGTGACAATttgctaatccaagaaaaatGGTAAAACATTCCACATTAAAACCTGTCTCTCATGATTTCTCTATATTGAAGAGTTCTTGACAACAATCGCCCATTTCATTTTTGCAAGCTAATTCTATAGGAATACTTCATTATTTATACTTCCTGGTTATATTGTACAAAGTTTGTTGATTCATTTGAGCATGGAACCAATCAATTTCTTTAGGATGGATAATGCATTAAGGTCCGAATAGGAAAATTTTATTCTGTATATATATGTTTATCCTTGATGTTGTGCAAATCACAGATGTTTTTAGCACATGAAGACAGGCATTTTAGGTTCTGATTTTATTTTCAAACGTTTATTCACTATAAATGGTCAATAACCATCCTTTTCCTCGGTCCTCACATCATATTTGTGGATTTAGTATCCATTCTTTCCAGCATTCCTCTCTTCTAAGGAATTATCTTTATGTTTTAACTTTTAATGCTCTGGGATAAGTCCAATTTTGCATATGCAATGGGTTCAAACTTTGATTTGAGTTCTCTTTCATTAAGAGCATTCAGTTGCTTAATCATGAATAACTTCATGAGTTCTGTCATTTGAACTTCACGTATTGCGTCTGATCATGCTTTTTTTGGCTTTCATCTTTTCCAAATAAACCCCTCAACTACTTGCTAACTTTATTTCTTATTCGCATCTTTGTATTAGCAGAATGGATTAAGATAAAACTTTCTTCTTACATTACTTTTGCAGTTGGTTGATTTCAAGAGCTGCAAAGTTATTTTCTCAGAATCCAAGAAGAGTACTGGTTACATCACCAATGGAGGTTCTCTTCCAGGACACAATTCTTCTCGCGAGCAACAAGACATGGAGATACAAGCAAACATATTTGCTTTTGGAGTGCTTCTACTGGAAATAATCAGTGGAAGACCTCCATACTGCAAGGAAAGAGGGTGTCTGATAACTTGGGTAAGCAAGAGCATTAGTGTTTTTACTCATGGAACAGACATTGAGATCATAAACTCATTCTTGTTCTTACTTCCTAAACTTCTGATATTTGCTTGTTTTATGTAGATTAGCAACTTAATTCTTAATGAACCCTTTAGCCATATCTTACAGTAGTCAAGATAAAGGTTGTATTTTCTCTATTCAATTATGGTTGCTCTTTGAAGGTTCATTTCTTGGAAATACACCAACATAGCACATTAACTTTCTTCTCACACATAAAACtgttaaaagacaacaatttcttcTGCTAAAAACATTTACTTTATTGAGTTGATTCAACTTCATGCAATTAGTTTCGGAGATATATCATTGAAGTTTCACACAGTCTATGACACATGTTAGCATAAGGTTCATGCTATTTCTATGGCTCATTGTTCTTCTATGTCACTGAATAGCTACGACAATGATTTGATTTCTTCTTAAAAACCACAGGCCACTGAGTACCTTCAAAACCCAGAAGAGAAAGTTAAACTAGTTGATCCTGGACTAAAAAATGTGAAGTCAGAAGATCTCACGGTCATATGCAGTGTGGTTAGCCTCTGCATCGAACCCGATCCCACGAAGAGACCATCGATGCAAGCAATCACTGGTATGTTGGAGGAAAAAATTGAGTTATCAGCTGCTGCCCTTCTCAAGGAGTCTCCCTTGGCATGGGCTGAGCTAGCCTTGTCTTCCTAACACTCCTTCCTCCATGAAAATCCACATCATACATAGGATATGCCTTGTTTCAGCTTTACCCAACCATTTGTTTCTTCCCTTGGAATTTGATTTACAATTGTGCTTGCCTGCTGAAGTAATACAAGAAACTGCATGGCACACAAGATTTCATTGAGGCGATGCATGTATCAAAATGAACTGTGgattgacattttttttttttgattcagATTTGATCACGTGGGTGTTGAGTGTGTATATTAAAATGTAGACTACCTGATAAAGGAAGATATGTTGTTGTTGATTTTCAAATAGTTGGGACAAATGCAAGATGAGTTTGGCATGTCATTTGGATAATGTTCTCTCCTCTTTTATCATAGATTATCATCAATTTagtattttaaaattgaattagTTGACCGTTTACTTTATTAAAAATAGGATTAAATATTTTTGCTAAAATAACATGATGTGGCGGGTGTTATCGGCCTCCATGTGTACTAGTGGAGTCAAGAGTgtaagtcaaagtcaagaagtTTAAGCCCTGTTTTAGTCAGAATCAAGTCGAGTCAAAAGCAAACTTGAGTTACGTCGAGCTCACTTAGCCAGTCGAGCCTAAGAAACTTGAACCTAAGCGAGTCAGATCAACCCCCACCTCAGGCTAGACTGACCTCCAAGCTTACTCTATATCCTCACTCGGAAAGCCTGGTTTGAGCTGACCTGCCAGCCATATTGGAGAAAGATGTAAGTATCccgggttgattttgatgtgatcaatcgaatcaagttaggtcctgttgtgtttgatttttatgtctaagtgtgtaagatcttaggaatacaagaagtcgagtggaagacacaactagtgagaaggatgacataggaagggagtcgacagacttggtgcatctgagggatgagatgctacggaagagaacactagtggacgagaagggTGTGAGCGATATtctagggatgagaagccggggagaaAGTCTGCTTGAGAAAAAGGTTagagttggatttgggtgagctcaactttggttAACCGGAGCATCACCTACACGAACAACAACAGCTAAAAGGTTGATCtacttcatggaaggcgcctccaatggcttGGAAGGTGCCTCGCATGAACAGTGTGAAGGCGACTTCcagcctgttgaaggcgccttcaatagtcaTTCGctaaagataaagttttatctttaacggataaaatttatcttgttggaggcgccttcgagcaACAGATATAttttttcaagggctataaaagATCCATAGAGCTAGAAATTCAATAACAATTGAACTACAATTTCTGTAATCACTTCCTAGTCTTTTTTTAAACTGTCAacgtctgtaagaggctactccgcatTCAACAAAGGAGATTTCTAATAGAGCTTCTTcaacaccttggattaacaaccacctaggttgtaaccaagtaaacctagCCTTCTTACTATTCTCTTTGAAGTTGTTAATTTTATGCATctttattttgtttaattaattatgcttaactaatcaagtccaaagatagagaagaaatttaatttttttcaggCAGTTCACCCTACTTTTGTCGACCTACGCAGTCTAACAAAAGCTAATTCCCGATCTCCTTCAACCTAGCCACTTAGTCCGGACACACCTGACCTCCCTCAACTCGGCCGCTCCGATCCTGTCCTTCTTCAGCTCAACCAATTACAGGTACCTTCAGAGGCGGTTGCTAGCTCTCTCCCCCTAATCTGATCCTGTCTAAAGGCTGAGGAAATGACGCACTGGCTCAGGTGGATGGCTTGTTGATGAATAATTGACTCTCCAATCTGTGATGAAGCTCCTTAACGATCCTGCGCACAATCAGACGATCCCATGAAGCATTAGtgaccaaagatcaaggaaggagTCCTTAGCAAggtcttccgacgctcaagttattATCGTGGAAGAATAGTAGTGGATCTGCAAATGAATGTTTCAGATGTAGAAattgttagtattaaccctagtatcaattatgagatgattgtaaaggactcattttgtatcatatatcattattaataaaagataaagttggttattatatttatttcagttcagtgccaattgaataagtataataatgcccttgggtagtaggttcttaactacagtatatcaattggtagaattgatagtgagatattgtagagaacactactcttaactattcctagtcgagcattaatatacaaggacaatattaatgcgttgagactagcatgtaggtcaacgaatgacttgatctcacaagtcatggatatgagatatcaggttgacacatgagtatatattagagaatatttactgaatgacccgccatgagaatgtttcatagatcgttatatgagtgtcataaacattctcatatgactattggtatgaatagtccttagacctgaagtcactacggttccctacataaggagttgtgtactttggtatcggcaaacgtcacctgtaacaagatggacaataaagtcgatcactgggtatgcaatgaattatgcggagggatgtgagtgatgtagatgggatctatcccttccatatgacggaagcgatatctgtgagcccctttattagtaggacacaaagaaagcatggtcatgctcaaatgagtcaatatgagatattgagctcattgatcaatctagatattaatgatagagggaccaagtcatacaagataatagcaacggaaaggttaggtcggatctcgactttcttgtcacttgggtagcaatgatgccttgctagatgtcactcattgcttatgtatctaaatgttgatttgggtacattgccaacgttacaagaacctattgggtcacacacaaagaacaaatagatttggagatgggttcatatgatgaatcattggattaagtcttatccgaattggacttattgagttagactcaattggatctaattgttggattaagtccaattcaaactagactcaaggagtcaattcaaattaatgaaatgtgattcattgaatttaaaTTGTATgaaattaattgagtaagactcggttgaattaacttgagttaaactcaagtgaattagacttgagttagactcaagcaaggagacttgagttagactcaagtgaggattaatgagacattcattgaatttcaaaatttaatgatacatttgattcaattttcgaaattgaaatgaggagttatttgaaatgaggagttacaagtgtgtggtccttaatggagtgtacatgctcattaaggctattaatgctaattaagtgttttcattggatgaaaatatttaagtatttttcttttcattttggcttaattctcttcattctcattactcctctcctcttggccgaaatccactccataggttgctagcacaacctttctacatctcgtgagtttgtgagacaaacgaacgcttgttcgtgtggataccgtagaggcgcgaacgtgagatcgtgctgtgatccgaactgtcgggagtccgtgagcacgctacaaaggtataatctctcatgttcctatgtaaacttagtatatttttcttctcccttcgcatggatcttctggaggaaatagttTTTTCCGCTGTGCGTTtacgtgtttagcaacctatttcctTATAGAAATTGTGTGCCTTACCAACGGAGGGAATCcctctttttataccacttcacatAACCTCCACGATCGTGGGGTGGTCCCCGGTATATCAGAGTTTGTTAACAGATGAAAGAAAGTACAACCTGGGTGTTCCATAATGATAGtccaaggaatcttttttctaACCACATATGTACTTCTTTTGTCATTTATGCTTCGTGCCCCTATTGAGACGGTTAAGAGAATAAGCGGCTACAATTAATATGAGAAATATAATAACCTTCGAAGAATGCCTCaaaggaatattccctgacaaatTCTGATAGGTTGTTATAATGTTGTTTGTTGCTTGTCTGCTAAATATATCTCAGTCGATCCCTAAGGCTGGTTGTAGTATCAATCTGCTCTGTTATATGTTAAATATTAACAATATCTGTTCAAAGGTTAGTATAATATTCACAGTGTGCCAGAGATCCATTCAAGGAGTAATATGATAACTCATGCATGTTAGAGCTTTATTTTAGGGACAATGTGACATCAAGTAGCTCAAACCTGGTCGACCTTTGTCCGACTGACCGTATATTAAGATCTTTGGAAGGTTAAGTATCTTTGGGTCCGGATAGACTTTGCCTAGCTGGGCGTACACAAATGGTCTTATGTTCGATCGATTTTTATCCGGCCGACTATATATTAATATCTTTGGGAGACTAAGTGTCTTTGAGCCCAAACGGACTTTGCCCAGCCGGGCATACACAGATAGCCTCATGTTCGATTGGTCTTTATCCAACCAATCATATATTAATATCTTTGGGAGACTAAGTGTCTTTGAGCCCAGACGGATTTTGTCTGGCTGGGCGTACACAGATAGTCTTATGTTCGATTGGTCTTTATCCGGCCGACCATATATTAATATCTTTGGGAGATTAAGTGTTTTTAAGCTCGGACAGACTTTGCCCGATCGGGCGTAGACAAATAGTCTTATGTTCAATCGACCCTTATCTGGTTGACTGTATATTAATATCTTTGGGAGACTTGGTGTCTTTGGGCCCGGACGAACTTTGTCAGGTCGGGAGTACACAGATAGTCTTATGTTTGATTGGCCCTTATCCGGTCGACTGTATATTAATATCTTTGGGAGACTCAGTGTTTTTGAACCCTGACGGACTTTTCATCCGGCCGAGCATCTTTGAACTTGATCAGCTATTTATTGTTCGAGCGTattatttctttagtttcatagtAAAACCCCGGAGTCCTTATATCCGACCGGGTTTACAACTGGTCGACTTTATACGAATATCCTATTTTAGGGCCGTGCGTGTAGGACCCGGGAACTTTGAAACTAGGCGATCAACAAAACTAAGTGTGGAATATTTCTCTATCCTGAGTTTGACTGTCACATTACTTTAACTTTGACTACCACGTCATCCTCTGAATCGGCATGCTATAACTCGTATCAGTGGAGAACATGGATACCAAAATAAGCGGAGGATGTGGAGCGATTGAAGGGTATAGATAAAGACATGTAGGTCTATGTGGCAACCCAACGGCTTGAACGTGCATGTGGGGTTCATGCCTCCACAACTTAAATGTGAGGTGCATGCCTTCTTTATGAGAGATGGTATAAAAGAGAGTCCCCTTCCTTGAGCACAAGTATACACATAAGTCATTCCAAATTCTTATTCTTAGGCTTGATATTTTTCTAGCCAATTAGAGATGGTATAAAAGATAGTCCATTTTCTTGAGCACAAGTATACACATAAGTCATTCCAAATTCTTATTCTTACGCTTGACGATATTTTTCTAGCAATTTACTTCTCTAACTTGAGCGTTAGAGTGATGATGTCAAGATTTATTTTAGTTGCTATTATAATCTCTTGATACGTGTTAAAAGAGATCTCATGATCTTTTTTTCATCACTAGAGGAAATCTTTCCACCGAAGTTGCCATCGGATGACGCACCCACAGAATTTCAGacatgaaaataacaacaatattTTGACTAACcaattcttattattttttaacaaTTTAATTAAACACCGCGGCCAGTTTGCAACATGAAACTAAAGTAGTTGCATGCCCTCGTCAAAGCAAAATTGAGTGGCGAAGgcgatataaatataaattattttagttCATTTATTGTCTCTTTCCTCTTCGCTCAAGCTGCGAAGGATGAGACGAACGCCGTTGGACGGGCGCAGCGACAGCATGACCCACGGCGAGTGCGAGTAAGCCGGCGACACCGACCACGAGAACCTGCGGAGCACGAGGCAGAGCACGATCTTGAACTCCATCGCCGTCAGATTCCTCCCCACGCAGATCCTCCCCCCGAACCCGAACGGCAGGAACCCCATCCTGTGTTGGCACCCGCCGCGCTCCGCCGCCTCCCCGGACCACCTCTCCGGCCGGAACTCGTTCGCGTCCTCCCCCCATAGCGCTGTGTCGTGGTGCATGCCCACCACGTCCACCCACATGTTGGTTCCCTCCGGGATCACCACCTCCCCCACCCGCACCTCCGCCCGCGCCTGCCGCTGCGCGTTCGGCGACGGCGAGTACAGCCGTAGAACCTCGTTCCACACCCACCCCATCTGCATGAATTCACCGGAAAATCCTTAAAGATTCGAGCTTTTTtgctaaattttttgaaatttatcaCCTTGGTGAGTTTGGAGAGCACGGCGGAGTCGAGCGCCGCTGCACCTGTTTCTCCGACGACCTCCATGACCTCCTCCCTCAGAGCCGCCTGCCACTTCGGATGCAGCGCCAGCAAGAGCATACTCCACTCAAGCGCCAGCGCCGTCGTCTCGTGGCCGCCGAAGAAGAAGGTCTTGCACTCGTCCACGAGCTCGCGAGTCGTCAGCTCGCGTTCCTGCTCCAGAAGCAGCCCGAGGAGATCCTTCTTCTGATCATTATTTTGGGACTTCTCTTTCTTCCTCGCTTCGATTAAGACGTAGATCAGGCGGTCGATCTCCTTCCCCAGCCGCCACGCCTCGTACGACTTCGCCGCGATCAGCAGGTTCCCGAAGGGCACGCCGACGAGGCGGTTCGTCTGGAACAGCATCGCCTGCATCCGCCGCAACTTCTCGAACACCTCCTTCCCCTTCTCATCGCTCATCCCGAAGCTCGCCTTCGCTATGATCTCCGCCGCGTTGTCCGTGATGTCCTTCGCGATGTCCATCTCCGGCCGCCCCATCCTCACCCTTGCGCTCCACTCCCTCAGCAGCTTCTCTGTCGTCTCTTCCATCACGCTTACCATTCTCTGCGTCCAGATCATCACACCGCTAATCAACATATATAAACATATATAGAACAGCTAGAGCTAGTAATGTGACAAAAAGGTGAAATCGCTTGTCCAACGTCCCGTCACACCCGACTCTAGGCTATCACGAGAAGATAAATCACGGCAGTGAAAAGGACAAGTGATGATGGGATGAGTTGCACGGGATCCAAGGATTTACATCCCGACAATCCTATAATTCGACCCCGCAATCTTATGTGACAAGCATGTTACCACTTACCATCTCGAATGATATGTAGGATAATTGAGCTACCAAGAAGATACATCGAGTAATTGATGAGTAATTACATTGAGATTGGTGGCGGAGAAGGCCGGCGAGATGATATGCCGGTGGCGAGTCCAGTCATCGCCGTCGACCATGACGAGTCCATTGCCGAACATGGGCTTCCGGTCTTGTTTGAACACGTTGGGCTTCCCCCATTTCTTGCTCATGGCGCCGGCGGTGGCCTGCCGCAGGAACTCCGGGTCAGCCACGTACAAGAACGGCTCTGTTCCAAGCCAGTAGACGAACACCTTCCCGTAAGTTTTGCTCCACCGGTGGAAGTAAGGGAACACGTAAGAGTGGATATCGTGAGAGATTGTGCCGccgccggcggcggcggcggcggcggcgtcgtCGTCCG from Zingiber officinale cultivar Zhangliang chromosome 4A, Zo_v1.1, whole genome shotgun sequence includes the following:
- the LOC121973484 gene encoding cytokinin hydroxylase-like produces the protein MYMDHRLSMVAAEGVALLLLCLAGAISIFWLSPVRRRHRLRQNGFDGPPPVFPLGNLMEMSEKGGDGSSSPDDDAAAAAAAGGGTISHDIHSYVFPYFHRWSKTYGKVFVYWLGTEPFLYVADPEFLRQATAGAMSKKWGKPNVFKQDRKPMFGNGLVMVDGDDWTRHRHIISPAFSATNLNRMVSVMEETTEKLLREWSARVRMGRPEMDIAKDITDNAAEIIAKASFGMSDEKGKEVFEKLRRMQAMLFQTNRLVGVPFGNLLIAAKSYEAWRLGKEIDRLIYVLIEARKKEKSQNNDQKKDLLGLLLEQERELTTRELVDECKTFFFGGHETTALALEWSMLLLALHPKWQAALREEVMEVVGETGAAALDSAVLSKLTKMGWVWNEVLRLYSPSPNAQRQARAEVRVGEVVIPEGTNMWVDVVGMHHDTALWGEDANEFRPERWSGEAAERGGCQHRMGFLPFGFGGRICVGRNLTAMEFKIVLCLVLRRFSWSVSPAYSHSPWVMLSLRPSNGVRLILRSLSEEERDNK
- the LOC121970323 gene encoding probable LRR receptor-like serine/threonine-protein kinase At1g63430 isoform X1, translated to MGALGCYVCKKMKKSPGFQFLLVLIFNWRVLLAQVHSFPHYEVSALVSFKRAAFEDPFSALSDWNPLDGSPCSWTGVTCSANQDSVVFLNLSGSSLKGFLTPELRYLGCLQELHLNNNLLLGTIPVEIGMLKNLTVLDLSMNQLTGPIPPMLGELTAIKKLDLHSNELTGNIPPELGKLENLVELRLDRNRLEGQIPGGSNLNVSATSHGVHDSKSSDLCHLSKLRTGDFSYNFLVGQIPSCLKYLQRSSFQGNCFQDKYWVLQRTPRSCHSNKNQAIAKEKDKQFTDDYNKHPSPQQPEWLLILEVTTGFIILVFIITGIATAVRTCKLKNSEKIHWKKKMSWKGEMSISIDGDILKNVPRFIRAELEIACEDFSNIIGTSSHGMVYKGTMKDATEVAVISLCNLEDQWTNYLELSFHTKVADLARMDHENLPKLLGYCKETEPFSRMLVLGYASNGTLYEHIHYGDGSQLSWIRRMKIILGVARGLQYLHTELQPPFVLSEISSNAVYLTEDFSPKLVDFKSCKVIFSESKKSTGYITNGGSLPGHNSSREQQDMEIQANIFAFGVLLLEIISGRPPYCKERGCLITWATEYLQNPEEKVKLVDPGLKNVKSEDLTVICSVVSLCIEPDPTKRPSMQAITGMLEEKIELSAAALLKESPLAWAELALSS
- the LOC121970323 gene encoding probable LRR receptor-like serine/threonine-protein kinase At1g63430 isoform X2, which translates into the protein MGALGCYVCKKMKKSPGFQFLLVLIFNWRVLLAQVHSFPHYEVSALVSFKRAAFEDPFSALSDWNPLDGSPCSWTGVTCSANQDSVVFLNLSGSSLKGFLTPELRYLGCLQELHLNNNLLLGTIPVEIGMLKNLTVLDLSMNQLTGPIPPMLGELTAIKKLDLHSNELTGNIPPELGKLENLVELRLDRNRLEGQIPGGSNLNVSATSHGVHDSKSSDLCHLSKLRTGDFSYNFLVGQIPSCLKYLQRSSFQGNCFQDKYWVLQRTPRSCHSNKNQAIAKEKDKQFTDDYNKHPSPQQPEWLLILEVTTGFIILVFIITGIATAVRTCKLKNSEKIHWKKKMSWKDGDILKNVPRFIRAELEIACEDFSNIIGTSSHGMVYKGTMKDATEVAVISLCNLEDQWTNYLELSFHTKVADLARMDHENLPKLLGYCKETEPFSRMLVLGYASNGTLYEHIHYGDGSQLSWIRRMKIILGVARGLQYLHTELQPPFVLSEISSNAVYLTEDFSPKLVDFKSCKVIFSESKKSTGYITNGGSLPGHNSSREQQDMEIQANIFAFGVLLLEIISGRPPYCKERGCLITWATEYLQNPEEKVKLVDPGLKNVKSEDLTVICSVVSLCIEPDPTKRPSMQAITGMLEEKIELSAAALLKESPLAWAELALSS